From Sphingobacterium bambusae:
GGCGGTAGTCTTTTCTACACTAAACATTGCTCCGATATTGTGATCGCCAAACTTTTGATCATAGTTGGCAAAAAAGTTCAGCTGATCATTTTTAGAGGTTGTATTATCATATGTCACACGAGAGCTGGCGTTATTGATGACCGGCGGATCCCATACCGTGGTAGGTCCATACAAGTGGTTTCCGGGCGTGTTGGAATTCGTGGAGCGTGATAGTAACAGAGGTATCATCACTTGTTCGGTATTACTAGCCGCCTGGGTAATGCCATAATTTAGTTTGAATGATAGTCCTTTCACGAAAGGCACATCATACTGTAGCGAAAAGTTCGCATTGTAGTTGAAATCTTTGTTGGTCGTTTTTGACCCGTTATTCAATAGCTCATAGTAGTTCCAGTTGGTCACCGAGTTATTACCACGCACATTTCCCAATCTGTTTGGTCCTAATGCGGGTGACACGTACTGATCGACCCCGTCAATATTGTAAATCCAAGGAATGTACTTGGGCATGTGCAACAGAATATTGTAATCGTTTTGCTCCCCACCGATACCATACGAACCGTCGTTGATATTGATTTTGGTAAATGACTTCTCTGTATTGGTATTTGCTGCGGCTATCGTAGCTCCCAAGCGGAAGTTGCTGGCGAGCTTCACCTCGGAGCCAGCGCGGAACGTCCAGCGTTGAAAGTCCTGAGCTCCCAGATTTGGGCTCTGCGTGTAAAAAGACGCTCCAGTGAAGTATGTCGCTCTTTCCGACCCACCACTAAAATCTAGTGAATGCTGCATAGCATTCGCTGATCGCCAATCGTTGCCCAACCAATCATAATTCAACGAATCCATGCGTGTCAACTCGGCATCTGAATAATAGAAATTATCATTCCAACCCAGCGCGCGTCCAAAACTATTAGCAAAATCTCCATATTGGCGGGCGTTCATCACTTTCCCATGACTTACAGCATCGTTTGTCTGGAATTTACCGCTATAGGAAATACGTGGAGGGCCAACCTGTCCTCTTTTTGTCTTTACAACAATGGCTCCCTGTGATGCGCGAGAACCGTAGATTGCAGCACTGGCATCCCGCAACACCGTCATACTTTCGATCTCCGAGACGTCCAACATGTTAAACCTTTCGAGTGACGGCTGTCCGGTTTGAGGATCCACTTGAATCACGTCATCGATGATAATCAGCGGTGTTGTTCCCCCACCGTCTTTTCCCCAATTGAATTGCTGCCGAATGCTCAAACTTGCCATAGCTCCTGGCCGGGTGCTACCTCCAGAAACATTCAATCCCGGTATTTGTCCACGCAACGCTTCAGAAACGGAAGCAACGGGTAAGTCTGCTAGCTGCTTCATATCTACGGAAACAATCGATCCAGTAACCTCTTTGGCACGTTGCGCACCATAGCCTACAACGACTACCTCATCCAGCGCATCTAACGATTCTAGCTTAACAGTAATGGTAGATAGACCTGCAACATTAACCTCCTGCACTTTATATCCCACGTAGCTAACGATAATTATGCTATTTTGCTCAGGCACATTTATGTTAAAAACGCCATCCTCACCGGACTTGACACCGGCCTTGGATCCTTTAACGAGAATAGTTGCGCCTACTACAGGCTTTCCATCCTGATCCAGCACTTTACCGCTGATTCCTACAAATTTTACAGCATGTACAGCCGCCTTGTTCGCCAACTTGGATGCTAACAACGTTGTCGGAGCCAATGCGATCAAAGGACAGAGCAAACGGAAAGTATTCCGCAGCAGCCCCTTTTTAATAAAAGCTTGATAATTCATTGGTTTTAAATTGTGTTTATAAAATAGGTTCAAAATATTGGATAACCAAACTTCCCACGAGGCTATCCGTCTTTATGCTTTATTGTTTTTTCTACTGGTTATTGATGTGTTGTCGTCGGTGTAATGGTATTGACTTTGTCAATATGATACATACTTCATTCGATGCTGTATCTTTCTAAAAAACGACCTTTGCTTTCTTACGATTCTTTTAATTGGTTAGTCTTAAAAAAATAAATGCAAAACACATGTTCAATACGGTCTATTTTGTATCCCCGCGTGCAGGAGCAAAACAGCGTGTATCTATCACTATCACAAAGAAAAAGAAATCCAAAAAGATATTATTATAGTCCATTGCCTATTTACTATAAAATATTAGCATAACACAACATTACTGTTACAAAACAAGATGTTAGGTGTTGGGGGCTCCCTTGCGTTGTTGTCACAATCATTAAATAGATCACTTGGCTTTACCCGATGAGAATCGGCGAAAAGGTCACAAAAAAGAGGCTGTTGTCCTGACAGCCTCTACTAACCAATTAAACAAAGTAAGCCTTAATATGAGAATTACTGGGGCTTGACTGTCTTTAGCGGAACTACGCTATTCAAAAAATTTTCGATGTGCGCGTACCCTGTATTACTGATTACCGAAGCATCCTTTGGATTGTTCGGGTCTAGTCCTACCTTTCGTTCATAATCATCTGGAAGACCATCGTTATCAGAATCTTTATATGGTTTCCCTTTATAAACCGGATAACCGCCCACCTGCCGGATATCAGTGATGATACCTTGCTTATAGGAATCTGCGGGCAGTCGGCGCTTTACGTAAGGTGAGGTTGCAATTACTTCTTTACTTTCTTTGTAAAATACTTTTCCCGTTTTCACCTGCCTAACGATACGTTGATCTACCGCATCACGCTTGGGCAAGGTTGCCCCCACATTATCTAGTACATAGGTATATGACTGTTCGGCGGTCATAATCTTGCCAAAAGCAGCAAGAGGAAATGGTTTATCCACCCTAATTTTCGCCAACACGGCTGGATCTGCATCGGGTTGTACCCCTCCATCCCAATTATCTTTTGTAACCTTGGCATTGCCTTCGATCACATTCCCTCCTACAAATGCTTTCCCAAAGGTATTCGCAAATTCTTTGTCACGCCCAGATTCCGGCTTCAGAATGCGGTATGAGATAGGTTCACCCACCGGCGTTATCGGTCCCGGCTTGTAATAATTATTGATAAAATTATAGAAAGAGCGATGATCGCCGCCATCCGCTGTACGATTCCACCAGTTCCACACCACATTATTGACGAAACCAAAGTCGCCATACATACCTACCGAAGGGTTTCGACTGATATTTGAAGCCCAAAGGTTGCGCATAAAGGTGCTGTTCAACCCGCCGATCGTACTTCCAAAGGCATGGTTATAGGTATCTAAAGCTTCCGAAAAGATCGAATTTTGGATGGTGATATTTACTGTCGGCAATTTCAGGTTCTGTCCTTCACGATCGTACACATGTCGATACATGGACATATTTTCATCCAATCCCCAGCTAGCGGAAACATGGTCGATGATAATATTGCCCACACCATTGCCGCCCAAGGCATCATCGCGGCGAGTTACATCTGTCGTTCCGCGACGAAAACGCATAAAGCGCACGATCACATCGTGTGTGTCGATCAGGAAGGATTCGCCGGCAACACAGACCCCATCGCCGGGAGCCGTTTGTCCGGCAATCGTGATATATGGAGCCTGTATGGTGATAGGTGTTTCCAATTGGATAATACCGGCTACGTTAAACACAACGATCCGTGCACCACCGCTTTCGCAAGCTTCGCGCAGTGTTCCAGGGCCGTTGTCGGCCAGACTGGTAACCACCATTACACGGCCACCACGCCCACCTGTGGTGTAGGCTCCGCCGCCTTCAGCTCCCGGAAATGCGGGGATTGTTGCTTGTGGCAAATCTTCTGGTTTGGCGGCGTCCGGAAGATAAGGTTTACCTTCTGCTTTCATAACTGCCTGTGCTTTTTCCCAAGCTTTATCCGCGCGGAGCTGTTCCAATTTTTCGCGTTGTGCAGCTATCGCTTTGAGCGAGTCGGGAACAACTGGATATTGTGCATGTGCCCACATAGGCAGGGTACATACCAAAGCAATGAAGGTATTTCTTAAGGATAAACGCATCTCGGTCTATTTTGAAGTCAGTTCATTTAAATAGATTTCGATGTTTGCATAGCCCGATTCCGTAATTTTGGCCGAGTCACTAGCGTCTTTAGGGTTTAAGCCCATCTTGATTTCTGCCTCATCGGGAATGCCGTCGTTATCCGTGTCTTTATAGGTTTTGCCCTTGTACACAGGATATCCACCTACCTGCGCAATATCGGTGATGATACCTACTTTGTAAGAATCCTTCGGCAGGCGACGGTGTTCAAAATCCTTCTCCGGCAAGGTTACATTTTTTAAGGGTGTTGGTTTTCCGTCACGCACCTCTTTGACGATACGCAAATCGACGGGGTCACGCTTCGGTAGCGTTGCTCCTGCATTTTCCAAAACGTAGTCGTATGACTGTTCCGCACTCATGATATTAAACTCCGCATGTGGAAATGGCTTTGCCGCCTTCATGGCCGCAAAATAGGGCGTAGCTTCCTCGAAGGTCATGCCATTGCCTGCTTTGTTTTCCAGCTGCACACCTCCGTTCCAATTGTCCGTTGTTACTTGCTCGTTTCCTTCCACAATGTTCCCCGACACATAGGCACGTCCAAAAACCACGTATGGCAGCTTGCTCCGGCCAGATTCAGGCTTCAAGATACGGTAGCTGATGGGCTGTCCTGCTGGTGTAGCGGGCCCTGGCTTAAAGTAATTGTTAAAGATGTTGTAGGTCGCTTGATAATCACCACCGTCTATGGCCCGATGCACCCAGTTGTAAATCACGTTATTGGCAAAGTTGAAAATTCCATTCCATCCAATAGATGGATTTCTAGCGGCGTTATTAGCCCATAGGTTACGCATGAACGTACAGTTTTCGCCACCAAGGGTACTACCAAAGGCATGGTTCCACGTATCTAGCGCTTCAGAAAAGATAGAGTTTTGAATCGTGATGTTAACCGTCCCGCGCTTTTCTTCTTGCTTACCTGTACTGTCATTATACATATGCCGATACATTGACATATTTTCGTCCAAGCCCCAACTGGCAGATACGTGGTCGATCATAATATTGCCCACCGGATTGCCGCCGATCGCATCATCGCGCCGACCAACGTAGGTTTCGCCACGGCGGAACCGCATATGACGGATAAGTACATCATGCGTATTGATCCATACCGATTCGCCGGCGACACAGACACCATCGCCAGGAGCTGACTGACCAGCTATGGTGATGTAGGGCGCGCGGATGATCAACGGAGTTTTTAAGCGTATAATCCCAGCCACGTTGAACACGATAATACGTGGCCCTCCTTGCTCGCAAGCTTCCCGCAGTGATCCCGGTCCGTTATCTTCCAAACTTGTGACGACGATAACCTTACCTCCGCGGCCACCAAAACTGTATTTACCGCCTCCCTCTGCACCAGGAAATGCAGGAATCTCTGCCTGCGGCAGATCGGTAGGACGACCAGCCCAAGGAATATAAGGCTTTCCTTGCTTTGCATAAGCTTCTATAACGGGCAACGCTTTTCCCCAAGCATCATCAGACTGCTTTGTCGCACGCTTCATCATTTCCTCGGATGCTTTCTTAACGTCTTCCGGAATCTTGGGGTACTGCGCTTTCACCGTTTGTAGCGTCAACAAACTTATCCCTATCAGCAGACCTGATATCAACTTCTTATTCATATCGTAAATTTTATGAAACCTGTAGGCTTATATCCTATAATCATTACATTAGCAACTCAAAGCTAGCAAGATAAACATTGGCTTACTTATATTATTTTCACTTAATACTATAGCATGTTATCTTAACCTGTAACAAAACTATTGCCTAATTTCCATACATCAAATTTTCAACGAAAACTACCGCTTACAGCGCAATTTTCAGCGACATAGGGGTGCAATTACAGCAAAATACAGGTTAAAACGGATAAATAGACCATAGAATAATAATAAACCGCCATTTTGCATATATGCAATGACTCATCGTTCAAGAACGGTGAGTCATTGCAATAAAACAACATCATGTTGTCGCCTAACAATTTAGCATTGTATGCATACATTATCTCATTGCAGATAAGCAAAAAACTGTTGAAGCAATACTATAACACATTGTAGTCATACAGTAGTCCATTGTTTACAAACGACAACGTATTGTTTATAAACAATGGAGCATTGTTCATAAACAATACACCATTGTTTTCCTACAACACGCCATTGTTTTGCTACAATGGTTCATTGTTCATTGACGACAAGGCATCGCTCTTATGCAATAATCCATTGTTTTTCTGCACAGACGTTTTGTAGAAATAATTTGACGCATTGAAGGGAATCTCCTTGATAGTAATTGAGAGCGGCGGAACATTGATCTTCCTGTATACAATTTCTATCATCAATGCACAAATATAGCCCGACAAAACACGAGGTAACATTTGACATGTTACCTCGTTGTTTACCGCTGATACTTGAGCGTATTAAAGCAAGGGATCAAAGTTGCCAACACCATTTAGACTGTTCCAACCTTTCGTTTGTTCTAAGTAGGGAGATGCATCCAAAATCGTTTGGTGTATCCCGAAATAATAATACTCAGGGTACCATTTAAATGTCCAGCGTGGAGAGGCATTGGTACGATCCAAATCATCTTTCACACTGACGACAAAATGATTGTCGTACAGGTAATCCAGGTACTGCTCGTAGGTGGTGATTCCCGCGGGATAGGATGTCGTATTACGATCGGCGACAGGTGCGCTTCCATTTGCGAGCAGCAGAGGGTCTCCGGCTCCAAAATATTCACCGTTACTTGTTTTCACTTTTATCGTATAGCCTGTACGTCGTGTCCCGTTCAACACCGGAATACCCAAACGCGTATTCATACCTGTAGCATCATCAAACAACATCCAACGTCTTAAATCATAAAAGCGCTTTCCCTCATAGGCGAACTCGATTTTACGTTCGTTTAACACGGCTTTAAAAAGCTGATCTCTGCTGCCGGCCACATTGCCCAGTCCATAAGAACCGTCATTGTTCTCCAAGCCGGCACGCTCGCGAATAGATACGATTCCCTGCAAGCCTTCGCTTAAGCGACCAATACCGATGGCACTTTCAGCCAGGTTAAGCAACACTTCCGCAAAGCGCATCTCCATGAAATCGGTTCCACTCTCTTCGAAATTATTGATATTATTACTTGCTGCGATATTGGAAGATTTACAGATATAGATGCCGCTGGCATTTGCACCTTTTGTTTCCGTAGAGGTATAGGCCGTGCTCGCGTTGCTATCTTTTTTCCATGCGTAAGTCCATACCTTAAAGTTAGGATTTGCGCCATAGGGCCAGATGGCACCATTATAAGCGAATGATTTATAGAAGCGAGGATCTCGGTTTTTATAGAATTTATTGGGGTCATAGCTGTAGGCGGAAGTATTGTCGTCTATGGCCTTGCCATCTCTCATCGGGAAAGATTCTACAATCTGCCGAGTTGGTGAAACTGAACCCGCACCATTTATTTCTCGAGGACGTATAGCCTGTTCCCAACCGCTATTTTTTGTAAAATTACCTCCTTTGGCAACGTTGTTAAACCCAAATACGATCACCGCTTCTGCATTGTCGACTTCCTTAAACCACATCCTTCCCCAAGCATCTCCATTAGCTAGGTTACCTTCTTTAAACAATCCAAAACCATTTTGTTCCAGTAGTTTTTTTGCTTCTACGTTAGCATCATAAGCTAGCTGCCATCGTGACGCATCGTCATTGGGGTTAAACTGTGGGCTTGCCCATGTTAGCATAACCCGTCCTCGCAAAGCAGCCGCTGCTCCACTGGTAATCCGCCCCCAGTTAGCGCCGTCCCACCTTCCGGGCAGCAACGCTATTGCCTGATCGATATCTGCATTGATCTGCGCAATGGTCTCCGAACTTGTGCTTCTTGGAATTGAATTTTCTTCATTATTCCCTACCGCCGGATTCTGTGCCTCCAATACGATAGGTACTCCTCCATATAAGCGCATTAGCTCAAAATATTGCCAGGCACGCCAAAAATACAATTGTCCCTTAAGCGGATTTTTAACATCATCGGCCAAGCCATATTTTTCTACCTCCGTTAAAAACATGTTAATCTGCCGTAATCGCGTCCAAGTATTATTGCTGATGTTCGTTCCCATCCGCTGGCCAAAATATTTGTTAGCGTGGTTGTTTATATTGGATATTAATGGCCATTCCTTGTTGAAATCTGTCTCTCCGGCCAATTCGTCCGAAGTTTGTGCGAAGATAGTACTATAGGAACCGTTGTCGGAGGCTGTCTGCGTTGCCATAAATCCGGTTCCGTTATTGGCTGGAAGGAAAAGACCATAAACATAATCCACATAGGCTTGTGCCAATACCGGATCCTTGAACACATCCTCGTTCACCCCAGTTAAATCGCGTTTGTCTTCGAGAAAATCTGCCGTACAGGAACTTGCTAAAAGAGCGGCGGTTAATATGATAGTAATATATATGTACTTTTTCATTTGTCTATTCCGTTATAACATTTCATTTATAGGGTTAAGTTCAAGCCAAAAGAAACCGTGCGAAGGTTAGGAAAGGCGTCCCAAGCGGTGCCATACGTGTCTTTATAGGAAAAGGCGCTATACAGACCAAAGGGATTTAAGGCACTAACATATACGCGAGCATTCGAAACTTTCATCCTATCGACCAGTGACTTAGGCAAGGAATAGTTTAAATTCATACTGGTGACGCGCATACGAAAAGCACTAACGCGCCAAAACTCTGAACTCACGTTGTAGATATTTTCCCAATTGGGATTCGGCATGGTACCCGTGGGGTTGATTTCAGGGTCATAGATATCTCCCCATATTTCCGGCAGATTATTGTATACGCGCGTGATGTCGTTATTCAACTTTTTTCTCTCCGTCGAACCGATCTCGGCATATCCGCCAAAATCACCACCAATAACAGTCTCAAATCCTACATTCTTATATCCCGCCCTAAGCGTGATACCAAATCGGTAAAGATTGTTTTGTTTATGGCTGAGCTGTACTTGATCATTTTGATCTATTATACCGTCCGGCGCGGCAAACGTTCCATCTGCTTGTAATGGTCCACGTACGTCGCGATAATAAAGCATCCCCGGCTTAAGATCACCGACGTTAGTTCCGAAGACCGACTTAATATCGTATTCGCTAACGTATGCATCTATATCATCTTGGGTCTTAAACATCCCCAAATAGTCATACCCCCACATGCCCACATCCTCCGATCCACCATTACTTGGATTCCAAGGGTATTTCTCATAAACAGGGTCGTAATCAATGTGCTTTATCTTTAAATCTGACCAAGCGAAACGCGTGTTGATTCCATAATCAAAATCTTGTCCTATTTTATCGGACCAACCTAAAGAAATCTCATATCCAAAAGTATTTACGCGTGCATAATTTTCAGGTGCCATAGAGCCCCCTACCGAGACGGGAGTATTGCCTACACGCTCCAAAAGAATATTATAAGCTTTGTTGTAAAACCCGTCAATGGTTGCTGACAAGCGGTTGTTAAGAAATCGAGCATCAATCCCTATATTATTCTTAAATTCATCACTCCAAGTGGCATCACGATTCGGTGATCGATCCATTTTCATACCTGTATTCGCATTCCCATTACCACCGAAAACAGGTCCTTTACCAACCTCATATGTGAATCTTTGGCGCCAAGCCCAGATAGGGAATTGGTCATTTCCCATCAACCCGGCAGAATACCTCAGCTTCAAATAATCAATACCTTTTACTTTAAAAAAATTCTCTTCGCTGATGACCCAGCCTGCCGAAGCAGAATAAAATTTCCCCCAATAATTCTCGGGAGCAAATTTATTCGAGGCATCCGTA
This genomic window contains:
- a CDS encoding SusC/RagA family TonB-linked outer membrane protein, producing MNYQAFIKKGLLRNTFRLLCPLIALAPTTLLASKLANKAAVHAVKFVGISGKVLDQDGKPVVGATILVKGSKAGVKSGEDGVFNINVPEQNSIIIVSYVGYKVQEVNVAGLSTITVKLESLDALDEVVVVGYGAQRAKEVTGSIVSVDMKQLADLPVASVSEALRGQIPGLNVSGGSTRPGAMASLSIRQQFNWGKDGGGTTPLIIIDDVIQVDPQTGQPSLERFNMLDVSEIESMTVLRDASAAIYGSRASQGAIVVKTKRGQVGPPRISYSGKFQTNDAVSHGKVMNARQYGDFANSFGRALGWNDNFYYSDAELTRMDSLNYDWLGNDWRSANAMQHSLDFSGGSERATYFTGASFYTQSPNLGAQDFQRWTFRAGSEVKLASNFRLGATIAAANTNTEKSFTKININDGSYGIGGEQNDYNILLHMPKYIPWIYNIDGVDQYVSPALGPNRLGNVRGNNSVTNWNYYELLNNGSKTTNKDFNYNANFSLQYDVPFVKGLSFKLNYGITQAASNTEQVMIPLLLSRSTNSNTPGNHLYGPTTVWDPPVINNASSRVTYDNTTSKNDQLNFFANYDQKFGDHNIGAMFSVEKTTANWEDRYQIYDNPTRGVYNGTSISAGTLNTSNTITYRTVSGTLSYLGRVNYNYKSKYLLQFVFRSDASTNFAPENYWGFFPSVSAGWVVSDEDWFADNVTWMNYFKIRGSLGITGNSNVKPWRWARLYSAATDKGMGFGSNGGQYVTGITPDPDPNRDLRWDRTIQRNLGLDMSFVKSQLNVTLDGYYNTTSDMLTDMAGALNVPISVGGAFAEQNYAGVKAWGGEVSVTWRSNVNEFNYSIGMNFGMGNYKTTRYFDRPFDYPSEMETRRAVGNTGFNNAVYGYRTWKNTSSGDGMLRTDEDIDKYWAYLTENAANSGVDGAAPRFFDITDKSQMRKGMLVYEDVRGALDADSKTYGRPNGAIEKGTGQDLDILRKSDLTYGITTNLNAGYKGISLQAQISTSWGGVNYLDYIKQGTSSTHMLWSQPLYLTDMYDEVTNPDGAYPNLAYFDQFAGRNSDFFMLPTFRMFVRSLSVGYTLPKEWVVKAKLNNARLFISGNNLWDFYNPYPKKFRNMYDAPNVGYPTLRTWSLGVNLGL
- a CDS encoding polysaccharide lyase; this encodes MRLSLRNTFIALVCTLPMWAHAQYPVVPDSLKAIAAQREKLEQLRADKAWEKAQAVMKAEGKPYLPDAAKPEDLPQATIPAFPGAEGGGAYTTGGRGGRVMVVTSLADNGPGTLREACESGGARIVVFNVAGIIQLETPITIQAPYITIAGQTAPGDGVCVAGESFLIDTHDVIVRFMRFRRGTTDVTRRDDALGGNGVGNIIIDHVSASWGLDENMSMYRHVYDREGQNLKLPTVNITIQNSIFSEALDTYNHAFGSTIGGLNSTFMRNLWASNISRNPSVGMYGDFGFVNNVVWNWWNRTADGGDHRSFYNFINNYYKPGPITPVGEPISYRILKPESGRDKEFANTFGKAFVGGNVIEGNAKVTKDNWDGGVQPDADPAVLAKIRVDKPFPLAAFGKIMTAEQSYTYVLDNVGATLPKRDAVDQRIVRQVKTGKVFYKESKEVIATSPYVKRRLPADSYKQGIITDIRQVGGYPVYKGKPYKDSDNDGLPDDYERKVGLDPNNPKDASVISNTGYAHIENFLNSVVPLKTVKPQ
- a CDS encoding polysaccharide lyase translates to MNKKLISGLLIGISLLTLQTVKAQYPKIPEDVKKASEEMMKRATKQSDDAWGKALPVIEAYAKQGKPYIPWAGRPTDLPQAEIPAFPGAEGGGKYSFGGRGGKVIVVTSLEDNGPGSLREACEQGGPRIIVFNVAGIIRLKTPLIIRAPYITIAGQSAPGDGVCVAGESVWINTHDVLIRHMRFRRGETYVGRRDDAIGGNPVGNIMIDHVSASWGLDENMSMYRHMYNDSTGKQEEKRGTVNITIQNSIFSEALDTWNHAFGSTLGGENCTFMRNLWANNAARNPSIGWNGIFNFANNVIYNWVHRAIDGGDYQATYNIFNNYFKPGPATPAGQPISYRILKPESGRSKLPYVVFGRAYVSGNIVEGNEQVTTDNWNGGVQLENKAGNGMTFEEATPYFAAMKAAKPFPHAEFNIMSAEQSYDYVLENAGATLPKRDPVDLRIVKEVRDGKPTPLKNVTLPEKDFEHRRLPKDSYKVGIITDIAQVGGYPVYKGKTYKDTDNDGIPDEAEIKMGLNPKDASDSAKITESGYANIEIYLNELTSK
- a CDS encoding RagB/SusD family nutrient uptake outer membrane protein; amino-acid sequence: MKKYIYITIILTAALLASSCTADFLEDKRDLTGVNEDVFKDPVLAQAYVDYVYGLFLPANNGTGFMATQTASDNGSYSTIFAQTSDELAGETDFNKEWPLISNINNHANKYFGQRMGTNISNNTWTRLRQINMFLTEVEKYGLADDVKNPLKGQLYFWRAWQYFELMRLYGGVPIVLEAQNPAVGNNEENSIPRSTSSETIAQINADIDQAIALLPGRWDGANWGRITSGAAAALRGRVMLTWASPQFNPNDDASRWQLAYDANVEAKKLLEQNGFGLFKEGNLANGDAWGRMWFKEVDNAEAVIVFGFNNVAKGGNFTKNSGWEQAIRPREINGAGSVSPTRQIVESFPMRDGKAIDDNTSAYSYDPNKFYKNRDPRFYKSFAYNGAIWPYGANPNFKVWTYAWKKDSNASTAYTSTETKGANASGIYICKSSNIAASNNINNFEESGTDFMEMRFAEVLLNLAESAIGIGRLSEGLQGIVSIRERAGLENNDGSYGLGNVAGSRDQLFKAVLNERKIEFAYEGKRFYDLRRWMLFDDATGMNTRLGIPVLNGTRRTGYTIKVKTSNGEYFGAGDPLLLANGSAPVADRNTTSYPAGITTYEQYLDYLYDNHFVVSVKDDLDRTNASPRWTFKWYPEYYYFGIHQTILDASPYLEQTKGWNSLNGVGNFDPLL